The following coding sequences lie in one Eschrichtius robustus isolate mEscRob2 chromosome 17, mEscRob2.pri, whole genome shotgun sequence genomic window:
- the LOC137751321 gene encoding LOW QUALITY PROTEIN: DNA-directed RNA polymerase I subunit RPA43-like (The sequence of the model RefSeq protein was modified relative to this genomic sequence to represent the inferred CDS: deleted 3 bases in 2 codons; substituted 1 base at 1 genomic stop codon) gives MAAGCSASPQPKAASEGQVVGPAGVLPCLELPTYAAACALVNSRYSCLVAGPHRRHIALSPRYLNRKRTGIREQLDAELLRYSESLLGVPIAYDNIKVVGELGDIYDDQGHIHLNIEADFVIFCPEPGQKLMGTVNKVSSSHIGCLVHGCFNASIPKPEQMPAEQWQTLEINVGDELEFEVFRLDSDAAGVFCIRGKLNITSLQSKCSAVSEEVTETGTEEATEKPQKKKKKKKDPEPYEVEGGTTELADFADVTMKEETDLQTNNNVTGLXEEEPKKKKKKKKHQDPVFRGSDSSGYQSDHKKKKKKRKHSEDAEFTPPLLEHAPKRKGKSNFL, from the exons ATGGCTGCCGGTTGCTCAGCGTCTCCGCAGCCGAAGGCGGCCTCAGAAGGGCAGGTGGTGGGACCGGCCGGCGTCTTGCCTTGCCTAGAATTGCCTACCTACGCGGCCGCTTGTGCGCTCGTGAATAGCCGCTACTCCTGCCTGGTGGCGGGGCCGCACCGAAGACACATCGCACTGTCGCCGCGCTACCTTAACAGGAAACGCACTGGTATCCGAGAACAGCTCGATGCCGAGCTCCTGCGCTATTCCgaaag CCTTTTAGGTGTACCCATTGCTTATGATAACATCAAAGTAGTGGGTGAATTAGGAGATATTTATGATGATCAAGGACACATTCATCTTAACATTGAAGCagattttgttattttctgcccTGAACCAGGGCAAAAACTTATGGGTACAGTTAATAAAGTGTCTTCCAGCCACATTGGCTGTTTAGTACACGGGTGCTTCAATGCCTCCATTCCTAAGCCTGAGCAGATGCCAGCCGAGCAGTGGCAGACTCTGGAGATAAACGTGGGTGATGAACTAGAATTTGAAGTATTTCGTTTAGACTCAGATGCTGCTGGAGTATTCTGCATTcggggaaaactaaatatcactAGTTTACAAAGCAAGTGCTCTGCAGTTTCTGAAGAAGTAACAGAAACTGGCACTGAAGAAGCTACTGAAAAacctcaaaagaagaaaaag aagaagaaagacccAGAGCCATATGAAGTGGAAGGTGGTACCACAGAGCTAGCAGATTTTGCAGATGTTACCATGAAGGAAGAGACAGATCTGCAGACTAATAACAATGTGACTGGCCTCTAGGAGGAAGagccaaagaagaagaagaagaagaaaaagcaccAGGACCCTGTTTTCCGAGGCAGTGACTCTAGTGGTTACCAAAGtgaccataaaaagaaaaaaaagaaaagaaagcacagtGAGGATGCTGAATTTACACCACCACTTTTGGAACATGCAcct aaaagaaaagggaaaagtaattttctttag